A single window of Pectobacterium parmentieri DNA harbors:
- a CDS encoding gp53-like domain-containing protein gives MGDGYYKLSGGLIIQWGYISQPSAGVVEIPFPLPFPNRPLSITATPILLNPAGNDTVSIRSISNTVFTINRMAQGAAAWSAY, from the coding sequence ATGGGCGACGGGTATTATAAACTGTCGGGAGGTTTGATTATTCAGTGGGGCTATATCAGTCAGCCCAGCGCGGGTGTAGTTGAGATACCATTCCCGCTACCATTTCCAAATCGGCCTCTTTCTATTACTGCAACACCAATTCTCCTTAACCCAGCAGGGAATGATACAGTGAGTATCAGGAGTATTAGCAACACTGTATTTACTATCAATCGGATGGCGCAGGGTGCAGCTGCGTGGAGTGCATATTAA